Below is a window of Pseudodesulfovibrio sp. 5S69 DNA.
TCATTGGTTATTTCCCTTTGTTGTTTACGGGGGGCACCGGCCTGCCGGAACCGGCCCGGCCGGTCAGCCGGTGCTTGCCCGTATCGGAATCGAATCGGCAGACCAACTCGCCCCGCAGCCATGTCTGTTCAACGCGGCCCGTGCAGGGCATCCCGGCATAGGGGGTCTGCTCGTGCTTGGTCAGAAGATCTCCGGCCCGGATGGTCCACTGGGCCTCGGGGTCGAAGATCACGAAAGTCGCCTCGCTGCCCTCCGCAAGCGTGCCCTTGCGCGGGTACTGGCCGATGAACCGCGCGGGGGCGGCGCTGTACAGCCGGACCAGGAGTTCGGGGGAGAGCCCGCGCCGGACCACGCCCTCGGTGTGGAGCAGGGAAAAGAGGAACTGGACCCCGTTGATGCCGCCCCAGCATTGGTCGAAGGATGCGCGCTCCTTTTCGAAGGTCTCGGCGGGCGAATGGTCCGTGCCGATGAAGTCGATATCCCCGTTCTCGATGCGTTGCCACATGCCCTCCACATCCCGGGCGGAGCGAACGGGCGGGGTGCATTTCAGCCGTCCGCCGATGCGCCGCAGATCGTCGGCGGTGCAGAGCAGGTACTGCGGGCAGGTCTCCACGGTCACCGGTACGCCGCGTCCCCTGGCCTCGGCGACCATGTCCACCACCTCGGGCAGGCTGGCGTGGCAGACGTGCAGGTGCCCGCCGGTCTCCTCGCTCAGGCCGATGACATGCTTGGTGGCCTCGATCTCGGCCTCGGGGCAGTGGACGGCCAGGAAACGGGATATATCGTCCTCTCCGCCGTGGTCCTCGCCTGCGATGCGGTCCATGACCGCCTGGTCCTCGCAGTGCACACCGACGAAGGAGCCGAGTTCGCGCGCCCGCTCGAAGCCGCGCCGCATGGTCGCGGGCTCGGGCATGGGGAAGCCGTCCCCACCGTCGCAGGTGAACATCTTGAAGCCGTAGGCCCCGGCTTCGCTCATGGGGGCCATCTGCCCGGTGTTGTCCTCAACCAGCCCGGCCCAGACGGCGTAGTCCACCACCGAGCCCTTGGACGCCCGCGCGAATTTGTCGCGCACGGCCGCTTCGCTCAACGTGTACGGCTCGTTGGACAGGGGCATGTCCGCGAACAGGGTCACGCCCCCGGCGGCGGCCGAGGAGGAGCCGGTGAAATAATCCTCGCGCCGGGTCAGCCCCGGCTCGTTGAAATGCACGTGCAGGTCGATGAAGCCGGGCATGACCAGCTTGCCCGCGCAGTCGAGGACCTGCTTGCCTTCCAGGCGCATGCCGGGCTCATCGATGCGGGCGACCTCGCCGTCCTTGATGCCGACGACGCAGTCGCGGGTGGCGTCTTCGAGGACCAGGCGGACGTTTTCGAGCACGAGATCAAACATGCTGTTCTCCATCGGATAGGGCCGTTTTCACCAGGGGGTAGGCGTACCCTCCGGCCTTGCTCGTCGCAAGCCTCAAGGAGACGAGCGATTCCACGAACTTGACCGCGCAGGCCACGCCCTCGACCACGGGCACGCCCAGCTCCCCGGCCAGGCGCGGGGCCAGGTGGGCCATGCCGCCGCAGCCCAGGACCAGGGCGTCGGAGCGGTCCCTTGCCAGTACCTCGCGGGCCGCGTCGCGCAGGACCGCGTAGGCGGACTCGCCGTCCTCGAAGGCCAGGACCGGCAGCTTTGCGGCGTGCACCCCCCGGCAGCGGGCGGCCAGGCCGTAGCGGGCCGCGTTGTCTTCCAAGATGGGCACGGACCGTTCCAGCGAGGTCAGAATGGAGAAGCGACAGGCCAGCATGGTGGCGGCGTGCATGGCGGCTTCGCCGATGCCGAGCACCGGTCCGGCAACCCGTTCGCGCACCGCGTCCACGCCCGTATCGTCGAAGCAGGCCAGTACATAGGCGTCCGCCGGGCCGCTCTCGTCCACGAGCTTCAGGGTGTGGAAGGCGGCCAGCACGCCGTCCGAGTGGCCCTCGATGGACAGGGGTGCGCCGGACGGGCAGCAGCCGGCGATCTCGGTGCCGGGCGCGGCCACGGCCTTGCCCGCGTCGGCGATGGTCCGGGTCATGGCCGGGCTGGAATTGGGATTGATGAGCAGGATGCGCATGGGGTTGTCCTTTATCCGGCCTGGATGCGGCTGCGGCGGCGCTTGAGCAGGCTGAGGGTGGCCAGGGTGCCGACGATGGCCGCGAACGAGATGAGCGTGGTCAGGGTGCCCAGCGCGTAGAGCACCGGCGTGGTCACGTTGGTGGTCATGCCGAAGATCTCCAGCGGCAGGGTGTTCTGCGAGCCCGAGGTCATGATCGTCCGGGCGAACTCGTCGTAGGACAGGGTGAAGCCGAACAGCCCCACGCCCACCAGGCTCGGCAGGATCAGCGGGATGACCACGAAGCGCAGGGTCTGGAACCGGGTGGCGCACATGTCCGTGGCCGCGGCCTCGAAGGATTTGTCGAAGCGGTTGAAGACCGCGAACATGATCAGCAGGCCGAAGGGCAGGGTCCAGGTCAGGTGCGCGCCAAACGCCGAGCCGTACCAGGTGGGCTCAACGCCCGCCTGGTTGAAGAGCAGGCCGATGCCCAGGCTGACCAGGATGGACGGGATGATCAGGCTGACCACGGTCAGGTAGAAGAGTAGGCCGCTGCCCCGGAATTTCTTGCGGAAGGCCATGCCCGCCGAGAGCGAGATGACCATGGTGGTGATCATGACCGCCAGGGCCAGGAGCAGGGAGCGGGTCAGGGACCCGCCGAAGTCGCCCACGGCCTGCGTTTCGAACAGCTTGAAGTACCAGTGCAGGGACACGCCGTTCATGGGGAAGGTCAGGCCGCCGGACGGCCCCTGGAAGGACAATATGCCGATGGTCAGGGTGGGCCCGTACAGGAAGAGGATGAACAGGGCGAAGAAGGCTGTCAGGAAGTAGAAGCTCTTCGGCCGTTTGCCGGTGGTGTTCATGATACGCTCCCTTGCGCCTTAGAGGTCTTCGCGGATGTTGGCGAAACGGAAGAGGATGGCGAGCATCATCAGGACCGTGAGCAGCAGGGTCACGGCCCCGGCGGCCGCCGCCGGGTATTGCAGCAGGGTGATCTCGTTGTAGATGAGCACGCCCACCGAGGCGGACAGGCCGCCGGACATGAGGCGCACGGTGATGAAGTCGCCCATGACCAGGGTGAAGACGAAGATGGTCCCGATGGTGATGCCGGACTTGGACAGGGGGATGATCACCTGGGTCAGGACCTGTAATGGCGAGGCCCCGGCGTCGATGGCCGCCTCCACGAGCTTGCGGTCGATGCGCATCATGGAGTTGAAGATGGGCACGACCATGAACAGGGTGTACAGGTGGACAAAGGCCAGGATCACCGAAAAGTCGGAATAGAGCAGAAATTCCAGTGGATTGTCGATGAGCCCCATGGACAGCAGCGCCTGGTTGACCAGGCCGTTGCGCCCGAGCAGGGGGATCCACGAGATCATGCGGATGATATTGGACGTCAGAAACGGGATGGTCGCCAGCAGGAAGCAGATGGTCTGGGCCTTGGTGGTGCGCAGGTGGAAGGCCATGTAGTAGGCTGCGGTGAAGCCGATGACCAGGGTCAGGGCCCAGGAGGTCAGGGCGTAGAAAAAGGTCGTGCCGTAGGCCTGCCAGGTGACCGGCGAGGTCAGCAGGAAGTCGTAGTTGTCCCAGATGAAGTCCGGGATGATCGAAAAGGCGTTGTAGTCCCAGAAGCTGACTGCCACGATCATCACGGTGGGGATGACCAGGAAGACCAGCATGATGGCGAACAGCGGGAACGCCTGGAGATAGGAAAGGCGGGATTGCGTCATGGTGCGGCCCGTGTTGGGGCGGCTCCCCGGAAGGCCGGGGAGCCGCCGCGTTGATTTCGTTCTAGGAGGCGATGAACTCGTTCCACTTGCGGATCATGTACTTGTTCTCGTCCATGACCGAGTTCCAGCAGGCCACGTGGCCCATGCGCTCGTCGTAGGAGCCGCCGTCGCGGATCGCGCCCTTCTTTTCCATGGTCACACCCTCGGGGCTGACGATGTCGGCGGTGGCCGCCTTGCCTTCCATCCAGTAGTTCCATTCGTTCTCGGACATGTACTGCTTGGAGGTGGACGGGGCCGCGCTGTAGTAGCCCTGGCGGTTGAGGTAGGCCCCGGCCCAGCCGGAGATGTACCAGTTGAAGTACTCGTAGGCCGCGTCCAGCTCCAGGCCGGACAGGTGGCGGGCGATGCCCAGGCCGCCGCCCCAGGCGCGGTAGCCCTCTTCCAGCGGCTGGTACTTGCAGGGGATGCCCTTGGCGCGGACGGCAGCCACGGCCGGGGACCACATGGACTGGATGACGACCTCGCCCGAGGACATCAGGTTGACGGACTCGTCGAAGGACTTCCAGAAGGCGCGGAACTGGCCGTCCTTTTTGGCTTTTTTGAGGACTTCGATGGTCTTGTCGATCTCGTCGCGGGTCATGTTGCCCTTGTCGCCGTATTTGATCACGCCCATGGACTCGCAGATCATGGCCGCGTCCATGATGCCGATGGACGGGATGTTCAGGATGGAGGTCTTGCCCTTGAAGGCCGGGTCCATGATGTCGCGCCAGTTGGTGATGGGGCGGCCGACCAGGTCCGGGCGGATGCCCAGGGTGTCGGCGTTGTAGATGGTCGGGATCAGGGTCATCCACTGGGTCTCGCGCTTGGCGAAGGCGGTGTCCGCCTTCTTTTCCACGAAGCCCACGGTGTGCGGGGCCGTGCCCTGGGCGATATCGGCGCCCGGGGTCAACTGGCCGGTCTTGAAGAGCGGGGAAATCTTGTCGTAGAGCTTGATCTTGGAGGTGTCCATGGGCTGGATCACGCCGCTGGGGTAGACCTTCTTGCAGACCCAGTACTCGATGTCCGCGATGTCGTAGGACTTGGGCTGGGTCACCGCGCGCTGGACCACCGCGTCGGAATCCAGCGCGGTCATCTCGATGGTGAAGCCGAGGTCCGCCTTGACCTTCTCGGCGATGGCGTTGACGCTGGCCGTGCCCGTGCCGAACTGGCGCAGCTTGATGTTCTTGATGTTCTGGGCCCAGACCGTGGGGAAGCCGGTGATGACCGGCGCGGCGGCCACGGCCGCGGTGGCGACCGCCGCCTTGCCCAGGAAGCTCCTGCGGCTCATCTTGCCGTCTTTTTTCGTTTCCTTAACCATGACTCTCTCTCCTGTGTCGGTTACTGGTTGTTGCCTTTCCCGCCTTGCGAGGGAAACACGTTCATGTCGGCACAGTCCCAGCCCAGGGTAACCCGATCCCCGGGCGCGGGCGTGTCGGCAAAATATCGGTCGTCGGGCTCGCAGACCTGGACGGTCCGGCCCGATTCGGTATCGCAGTGCAGGACCACGTGGGTGCCCTGGTATTCGGCCATGGTGATGGTCGCGGGCAGGGTCACATCCGTGTCGTCCCGGCCCTCGCCCGCCAGGCGGACCCGGTCGGTGCGCACGGAAAAGCCGTAGGTTCCGGTCCCTTTCAGGTTGGGCAGATCGCAGCAGCGCTCGGCGCGGGCCCCTTCCACGGTCAGCCGATGCCCCTCGGCCATGGCTTCGAAGTCGCCCTCGAAAATGTTGTGCCCGCCGATGAACCCGGCCACGAACGGCGAGACCGGGGACTGGAAAACCTGGCGCGGGGTGCCCACCTGCCGGATGCCGCCGTCGGCCATGACCACCACCTTGTCGGCCAGGGCGAAGGCCTCCTCCTGGGAGTGGGTCACATGGATGAAGGTCATGTGCAGCTCTTCCTGGATGTTCTTGAGCTCTTTCCTCATCTGCACGCGCAGGAAGGGGTCCAGGGCGGACAGGGGCTCGTCCAGGAGGATGACCGAGGGCTTGGTGATCAGCGCCCGGGCCAGGGCAACGCGCTGCTGCTGGCCGCCGGAGAGCTGGTCCGGCCTGACCTTGGCGAACCCGCCCATGTGGACCAGTTCGAGATATTCCATGGCCTGGGCGCGGCGGCTCTTCTTGGGCTCGCCCTTGAGCTTCAGGCTGAAGGCCACGTTGTCCACGCAGGACAGGTGTGGGAACAGGGCGTAGTTCTGGAACATAAGTGCGGTCTTGCGCTTGGCGGGGGGCTCGTTGGTGATGTTCCGGCCGTCCAGGAGGATGTCCCCGCTGGTCACGTCCTCGTGCCCGGAGATCATGCGCACGGCCGTGGACTTGCCGCATCCGCTGGGGCCGAGCAGGCAGCAGTACTCGCCCGCCCGGACGGTCAGTTCGATGTCCTTGAGCGCCTCGACCTCGCCGTAATATTTGCCCAGTGCGGACAGCTCCACTTTTCCGATGTCAGCCATGATGGTTCGCCGTTGTTGCAGTGTTTCTCGTTTGTCCCGCCGGAGAGAACCGGCGCGGCGAAGAGCGCCTCGGGCCCGCCTCGGGATCTGCGGGCGGCGCCAGCCGGCGGCAATTGCGGATAGCGGTGTTCATCTTTCTCTTCTCTCCGGTTGCATGCGTTCGGTGGTAAACCGTTTTGACCATCAGGTCAGACCGGTAAGGCCTTGGTCATATAGATTGCGGATATTGTCAATATCAAAAATTAATCTTTATAAAATTATCCTAAAAATTACGAAAAAGTAAAAATAAGCAAATTACCATACAAAAATGTGGCTCCATAAAAATAAGTGGACAAAAAGTGCCGGGGTGTGGTTTAGGTCTGAACAGGCACTGGTAAGACCAGTCGGCCGGGGCGTCCGGCCGGAACGAGAATGTCGATTCCTGTTCAGGAAAGGTCGAGAGGGATATGAGCGGAACATACGCAAAGGGGGGCGGTCGCATGTCGAGGTCGGACGAGGCGGTGGAGAGCATTCAGACGATGATCGCCCAAAACGGCTGGCCCGGCGGCTTCCAGTTGCCTTCCCAGCGGACCCTGGCCGAGGAACTGGGCTTCAGCAGGCCGACCGTGCGCGAGGCGCTGGTGGCCCTGGAGACCATGGGCCGGGTGGAGATCAAGCCCGGCAAGGGGGCCTTCTTGTTGGACGGCACGCCCTTGGGAACGCCCCGTCCGGTGGCCAACCATTCCGCCCTGTCCGGCCGCGAGTCCCAGATGTACCAGTTCCGCTACGCCATCGAACCGGCCATCGCCGGGCTGGTGGCGGTCAACGCCACGGCGGCCCAGAAGCACGACATGGGCGTGGTTGTGGCGGCCATGCGCACGGCCCTGGAGTCCAGGGACCTGGCCGAGTTCTCCCGGCTCGAT
It encodes the following:
- the allB gene encoding allantoinase AllB; the protein is MFDLVLENVRLVLEDATRDCVVGIKDGEVARIDEPGMRLEGKQVLDCAGKLVMPGFIDLHVHFNEPGLTRREDYFTGSSSAAAGGVTLFADMPLSNEPYTLSEAAVRDKFARASKGSVVDYAVWAGLVEDNTGQMAPMSEAGAYGFKMFTCDGGDGFPMPEPATMRRGFERARELGSFVGVHCEDQAVMDRIAGEDHGGEDDISRFLAVHCPEAEIEATKHVIGLSEETGGHLHVCHASLPEVVDMVAEARGRGVPVTVETCPQYLLCTADDLRRIGGRLKCTPPVRSARDVEGMWQRIENGDIDFIGTDHSPAETFEKERASFDQCWGGINGVQFLFSLLHTEGVVRRGLSPELLVRLYSAAPARFIGQYPRKGTLAEGSEATFVIFDPEAQWTIRAGDLLTKHEQTPYAGMPCTGRVEQTWLRGELVCRFDSDTGKHRLTGRAGSGRPVPPVNNKGK
- a CDS encoding aspartate/glutamate racemase family protein, whose translation is MRILLINPNSSPAMTRTIADAGKAVAAPGTEIAGCCPSGAPLSIEGHSDGVLAAFHTLKLVDESGPADAYVLACFDDTGVDAVRERVAGPVLGIGEAAMHAATMLACRFSILTSLERSVPILEDNAARYGLAARCRGVHAAKLPVLAFEDGESAYAVLRDAAREVLARDRSDALVLGCGGMAHLAPRLAGELGVPVVEGVACAVKFVESLVSLRLATSKAGGYAYPLVKTALSDGEQHV
- a CDS encoding ABC transporter permease, with the protein product MNTTGKRPKSFYFLTAFFALFILFLYGPTLTIGILSFQGPSGGLTFPMNGVSLHWYFKLFETQAVGDFGGSLTRSLLLALAVMITTMVISLSAGMAFRKKFRGSGLLFYLTVVSLIIPSILVSLGIGLLFNQAGVEPTWYGSAFGAHLTWTLPFGLLIMFAVFNRFDKSFEAAATDMCATRFQTLRFVVIPLILPSLVGVGLFGFTLSYDEFARTIMTSGSQNTLPLEIFGMTTNVTTPVLYALGTLTTLISFAAIVGTLATLSLLKRRRSRIQAG
- a CDS encoding ABC transporter permease translates to MTQSRLSYLQAFPLFAIMLVFLVIPTVMIVAVSFWDYNAFSIIPDFIWDNYDFLLTSPVTWQAYGTTFFYALTSWALTLVIGFTAAYYMAFHLRTTKAQTICFLLATIPFLTSNIIRMISWIPLLGRNGLVNQALLSMGLIDNPLEFLLYSDFSVILAFVHLYTLFMVVPIFNSMMRIDRKLVEAAIDAGASPLQVLTQVIIPLSKSGITIGTIFVFTLVMGDFITVRLMSGGLSASVGVLIYNEITLLQYPAAAAGAVTLLLTVLMMLAILFRFANIREDL
- a CDS encoding ABC transporter substrate-binding protein — translated: MVKETKKDGKMSRRSFLGKAAVATAAVAAAPVITGFPTVWAQNIKNIKLRQFGTGTASVNAIAEKVKADLGFTIEMTALDSDAVVQRAVTQPKSYDIADIEYWVCKKVYPSGVIQPMDTSKIKLYDKISPLFKTGQLTPGADIAQGTAPHTVGFVEKKADTAFAKRETQWMTLIPTIYNADTLGIRPDLVGRPITNWRDIMDPAFKGKTSILNIPSIGIMDAAMICESMGVIKYGDKGNMTRDEIDKTIEVLKKAKKDGQFRAFWKSFDESVNLMSSGEVVIQSMWSPAVAAVRAKGIPCKYQPLEEGYRAWGGGLGIARHLSGLELDAAYEYFNWYISGWAGAYLNRQGYYSAAPSTSKQYMSENEWNYWMEGKAATADIVSPEGVTMEKKGAIRDGGSYDERMGHVACWNSVMDENKYMIRKWNEFIAS
- a CDS encoding ABC transporter ATP-binding protein; translated protein: MADIGKVELSALGKYYGEVEALKDIELTVRAGEYCCLLGPSGCGKSTAVRMISGHEDVTSGDILLDGRNITNEPPAKRKTALMFQNYALFPHLSCVDNVAFSLKLKGEPKKSRRAQAMEYLELVHMGGFAKVRPDQLSGGQQQRVALARALITKPSVILLDEPLSALDPFLRVQMRKELKNIQEELHMTFIHVTHSQEEAFALADKVVVMADGGIRQVGTPRQVFQSPVSPFVAGFIGGHNIFEGDFEAMAEGHRLTVEGARAERCCDLPNLKGTGTYGFSVRTDRVRLAGEGRDDTDVTLPATITMAEYQGTHVVLHCDTESGRTVQVCEPDDRYFADTPAPGDRVTLGWDCADMNVFPSQGGKGNNQ
- a CDS encoding FadR/GntR family transcriptional regulator; amino-acid sequence: MSRSDEAVESIQTMIAQNGWPGGFQLPSQRTLAEELGFSRPTVREALVALETMGRVEIKPGKGAFLLDGTPLGTPRPVANHSALSGRESQMYQFRYAIEPAIAGLVAVNATAAQKHDMGVVVAAMRTALESRDLAEFSRLDFAFHSHMIEAANNRFFTEAITPFLGIFFESQTLPLVLDDSVHDTVREHEEIMEHIRAGRSAEAHRAMEKHVRGVAERAGARLVE